A window of the Acanthochromis polyacanthus isolate Apoly-LR-REF ecotype Palm Island chromosome 10, KAUST_Apoly_ChrSc, whole genome shotgun sequence genome harbors these coding sequences:
- the LOC110965260 gene encoding ubiquitin-conjugating enzyme E2 A — protein sequence MSTPARRRLMRDFKRLQEDPPAGVSGAPSENNIMVWNAVIFGPEGTPFEDGTFKLTIEFTEEYPNKPPTVRFVSKMFHPNVYADGSICLDILQNRWSPTYDVSSILTSIQSLLDEPNPNSPANSQAAQLYQENKREYEKRVSAIVEPELA from the exons ATGTCAACTCCAGCAAGACGACGTTTAATGAGAGATTTTAAACG GCTGCAAGAGGATCCACCAGCAGGAGTTAGTGGAGCCCCATCAGAAAACAATATCATGGTATGGAACGCAGTCATTTTTGG ACCAGAGGGAACACCTTTTGAAGATG GAACCTTCAAACTTACCATTGAATTCACAGAGGAATATCCAAATAAACCTCCTACAGTGCGATTTGTCTCCAAAATGTTTCATCCAAATG TGTATGCAGATGGCAGCATATGCTTAGATATACTTCAGAATCGTTGGAGTCCTACCTATGATGTGTCTTCAATCTTAACTTCAATACAG TCTTTACTGGATGAGCCAAACCCAAACAGTCCAGCCAACAGCCAAGCAGCCCAACTGTACCAGGAAAACAAACGGGAGTACGAGAAAAGGGTTTCTGCTATTGTTGAACCAGAGTTGGCGTGA
- the nkrf gene encoding LOW QUALITY PROTEIN: NF-kappa-B-repressing factor (The sequence of the model RefSeq protein was modified relative to this genomic sequence to represent the inferred CDS: inserted 1 base in 1 codon; deleted 1 base in 1 codon) — protein sequence TKHSDSNSSSSSNSSTSTNHNSHSTTEEIISQILLDRFGQQGGKKKHLSELVILENSDNAICIINDTAQFNKVTADYKFMVLPDHRWRCEVXLEGQYVAAGIGPKKIVKHIAAVEALATLRQTQAVVKSNLRKEGHSDAISRSQILARSGEEAIKQEIKEDNIGNQLLRKMGWKGGGLGRDGEGIAEPIRVKEQFSREGLGMDTDKTGNQLSKRDIEDIIRNYASSDRQDDLRFSTDLTNDERKQIHQISQKYGLRSKSYGQGRQRFLVVSRKVHKDQLIGQLLQEGQVGRYELVKPQASH from the exons ACCAAGCACAGcgacagcaacagcagcagcagcagcaacagcagcaccagcaccaaCCACAACAGTCACAGTACTACAGAGGAAATAATCAGTCAGATTCTGTTGGACCGCTTTGGGCAGCAGGGTggcaaaaagaaacatctgagtgaGCTGGTTATTTTGGAAAACTCTGACAATGCAATCTGTATCATTAATGACACGGCTCAGTTTAATAAAGTGACTGCAGATTATAAGTTCATGGTTCTGCCTGATCATCGCTGGAGGTGTGAAG ACTTAGAAGGGCAGTATGTTGCAGCAGGAATCGGGCCAAAGAAAATAGTCAAGCACATTGCAGCAGTTGAGGCTTTAGCCACTTTGAGACAGACGCAGGCTGTGGTCAAATCAAACCTAAGAAAGGAGGGTCACAGCGACGCCATATCCCGCTCTCAGATCCTGGCCCGCTCCGGTGAGGAGGCCATAAAACAGGAGATTAAGGAAGACAACATCGGAAACCAGCTGCTACGCAAGATGGGCTGGAAGGGAGGTGGTCTGGGCCGAGACGGGGAAGGAATCGCAGAACCAATCAGAGTGAAGGAGCAGTTCTCGAGAGAAGGTTTGGGTATGGACACGGACAAAACTGGAAATCAGCTCAGCAAGCGCGACATTGAGGACATCATTCGT AACTATGCCAGTTCAGACCGCCAGGACGACCTTCGCTTCTCCACTGACCTCACCAACGACGAGCGCAAGCAGATCCACCAGATATCTCAGAAATATGGCCTGCGAAGCAAGTCGTACGGACAGGGACGACAACGGTTCCTTGTTGTCAGTCGGAAAGTCCACAAAGACCAGCTCATTGGTCAGCTTTTACAGGAAGGACAGGTGGGACGATATGAGCTTGTGAAACCTCAGGCCTCTCACTAG